In Prevotella sp. oral taxon 475, one DNA window encodes the following:
- a CDS encoding hemolysin family protein — translation MDDPISISLLLGIAVTMVFSAFFSGMEIAFVTSNRMLAEMDKERNRLAQKAQTVFYKHPNNFVSTMLVGNNIALVVYGILIARLFDNTLFRGMDVSFTVPADTVLSTLIVLFTGEFLPKTFFKNNPNRLLSLFAVPAYLCYVVLWPVSRFSIFLSRILLRLVGVRVKNENENILFTKTDLDYLVQSSLDQAKHDGEIDDEVKIFQNALEFRDTKVRDCMIPRTEINSVDLNSCTVEALTQKFIESGNSKIIVYQDDIDHIVGYIHSSELFRNPQQWQQHIRKMPFVPETMAAQKLMQTFLVQKRSLGVVVDEFGGTSGIVALEDIVEEIFGDIEDEHDSQKYVAKQTENGEYVLSARLEIDKVNGMFGLDLPESDEYMTIGGLILSHYQSFPKINEVVIIGRFEFKIIKNAMNKIELVKLKVND, via the coding sequence ATGGACGACCCCATCAGTATCAGTCTTCTTCTCGGCATCGCAGTGACAATGGTTTTCTCGGCCTTCTTCTCAGGCATGGAGATAGCTTTCGTTACGAGTAATCGAATGTTGGCAGAGATGGATAAAGAACGCAACAGGCTGGCACAGAAAGCACAGACTGTGTTTTATAAACATCCCAACAACTTTGTCAGTACGATGCTCGTGGGTAACAACATCGCCTTGGTGGTGTATGGCATTCTCATCGCCCGCCTCTTTGATAACACCCTTTTCAGAGGCATGGATGTAAGTTTTACGGTTCCGGCAGATACCGTTCTCTCTACGTTGATTGTGCTGTTCACCGGCGAGTTTCTGCCCAAGACGTTCTTTAAAAACAACCCCAACCGGTTGCTCTCTCTCTTTGCGGTTCCTGCTTACCTGTGTTACGTGGTGCTGTGGCCGGTGAGCCGCTTCTCCATCTTCCTGTCCCGCATTCTGCTACGCTTGGTGGGCGTGCGCGTGAAGAACGAAAATGAGAATATTCTCTTCACCAAAACCGATTTGGATTACCTGGTGCAGTCGAGTCTGGACCAAGCTAAGCACGACGGAGAGATAGACGACGAGGTGAAAATTTTTCAAAACGCACTCGAGTTTCGCGACACCAAGGTGCGCGATTGCATGATTCCGCGCACTGAAATCAATTCGGTAGACCTCAATTCCTGCACCGTCGAGGCCTTGACGCAGAAGTTTATCGAGAGCGGAAATTCAAAAATTATCGTCTATCAAGACGACATCGACCATATCGTTGGTTATATCCACTCGTCCGAACTGTTTCGAAATCCGCAGCAATGGCAACAGCATATCCGCAAAATGCCCTTTGTGCCCGAAACAATGGCTGCCCAAAAACTGATGCAAACCTTCTTGGTACAGAAGCGAAGCTTAGGGGTGGTGGTGGACGAGTTCGGCGGAACGAGCGGAATTGTTGCCCTGGAAGACATCGTTGAAGAGATATTCGGAGATATTGAAGACGAACACGATAGTCAAAAATATGTGGCTAAGCAGACGGAGAACGGAGAATATGTGCTCTCTGCTCGTTTGGAGATAGACAAAGTGAACGGAATGTTCGGCCTGGATCTGCCCGAAAGCGATGAATATATGACCATCGGCGGATTGATTCTCAGTCATTATCAAAGTTTCCCAA
- the lptC gene encoding LPS export ABC transporter periplasmic protein LptC, whose product MMPSFFKTTLWALCLGFVAVLFSCEKAVEHTAPAVNPRDSVPVMVTYGVNTLISDSGVVKYRIVTERYEVNKAKEPSRWIFDKGIFLEEFDENFHVQLYIQCDTAYYYDTQRLWELRGRVRVKTKDGVRFYSEELFRDENLHELYSNKFSRLITPDRQLQGNYFRSDERMTRYYVSNSKGSFARTDIAGKNDTLSSAPDTMKVMLRPSAIPQRRYNFGQP is encoded by the coding sequence TTGGGCTTTGTGGCGGTGCTATTCTCCTGCGAAAAAGCGGTGGAACATACGGCTCCGGCGGTGAATCCTCGCGACTCGGTGCCTGTGATGGTGACGTATGGCGTCAATACACTCATCTCAGACTCGGGTGTGGTTAAATATCGAATCGTTACCGAGCGATATGAGGTGAACAAAGCTAAGGAACCCTCGCGCTGGATCTTTGATAAGGGCATTTTCCTGGAAGAGTTTGATGAGAATTTTCATGTGCAACTCTACATCCAATGCGACACAGCGTACTACTATGACACGCAACGACTGTGGGAATTGCGGGGCAGAGTGCGGGTGAAGACCAAAGACGGCGTGCGTTTTTATAGCGAAGAGCTGTTCAGAGATGAGAATCTGCATGAGCTCTACTCCAATAAATTCTCGCGATTGATCACCCCCGACCGACAGTTGCAGGGTAATTACTTCAGGAGCGATGAGCGAATGACGCGCTATTACGTGTCGAACTCGAAAGGTTCGTTTGCCCGTACCGATATTGCCGGCAAGAACGACACCCTCTCTTCGGCCCCCGATACAATGAAAGTGATGCTCCGCCCATCGGCTATCCCTCAACGACGGTACAACTTCGGGCAGCCTTGA